The genomic DNA TTTCGGCGAGGGGATTTCGGTAAAAGTCACCGCCGCATCGGCTGGCGGGGGCGACGTTCCTCTCTCCCTGGCTGAAAAAAAAAGCCTTGATATCACCACAAGACAGAAACAGATGAGGGAAGAGGCGGAAACGCACCCGGTTGTCAGTGCCGCTCTTGAAATCTTCGGAGGTCGCCTTGAGGAGGTCGAAGAGCTGAAGGGTTCGGATTCATAGAACCCTGTTTTAGTATAAAGAAATTTGTTTCATCATAGTAAAATATCTTTTACCGCAAGGAGGAAGCAGGAGATGTCAAAAGGATTAGCCCAGATCATGAAGCAGGCGCAGATGATGCAGCAAAAAATGGCGAAGTTACAGGAAGATGCCGCGCAGCGGACTGCCGAAGCCACGGTTGGCGGCGGTGCTGTCTCTGCTGTAGTCAGTGGCAAGAACCGCCTGGTTTCCCTTACTATCAAGAAGGAAGCTGTAGATCCGGAAGATGTTGATATGCTTCAGGATCTGGTCGTCGCTGCGGTGAATGAAGCCCTTGGAAAAGTGCAGTCTGAGATGGCTGAAGAGATGAGCAGGGTAACTGGGGGGCTTAATATCCCCGGTCTATTTTAAAAACGATTCTGATTCTTTTTAACGGTAGTTAGGAAAAGGGTTGATGCGACACCCTCCTCTTTTTTGGGTTCACTAAAAATTGTCCAAATAATTCACAGCGATACTAAATTATTTAGTAAGAATAAAAAAGTTTATTCGAACTATAATAAAAAATTGTTTTGTACAAGATAAAAATATGCTATATGCTTCGAGCTCGCTTAACAGATTGCTTGGCGAATTGAAAAAACTGCCGGGAGTAGGCGAAAAAACGGCGCTGCGGCTTGCCTTTCATCTACTTAAATCGCCTGGCCAGGTGATGGCTCTTGCGGACAGTCTTCACGAAGTCCATGGCAGAATCAGGTCATGCTCCATTTGCCATGGAATTACCGAAGAGGACCCCTGCTGCATTTGCACCGGTACCCGTGACCCCAGTACGATTTGCGTGGTGGAAGAACCGCAGGATCTTCTGGCGATTGAAAGAAGCCATGCATTCCGTGGACATTATCACGTGCTCCAGGGGGCGCTGTCCCCGCTCAACGGGGTTACTCCGGCGCAGCTTAAAATTCCGGAGCTGCTGGCGCGCTTGGAGGAGAGCCGGGTTGCAGAGGTAATTATCGCAACCAGCTTCACCGTGGAAGGGGAAGCGACGGCGCTTTACCTTGCCAAGGTGATAAAGCCGCTGGGGAAAAAAATCACGAGGCTTGCTCACGGGATCCCTTTGGGGAGTGATCTGGAATATGTCGACGCAACAACCATGCAGCGAGCGGTGCAAGGCCGCGCGGAGCTGTAATTTTTATCGGCGCCACCACAAGTATCCGCTTGTAAAGAACCCACCAGGAGGAAGTTTATGAGTCGCAAAATGGTAACGATTGATGGCAATACCGCGGCTGCCCATGTGGCGCACGCTACCAACGAGGTAATTGCCATCTATCCCATCACCCCGTCCTCGGTAATGGGAGAAATCTCAGACATCAAGACGGCGATGGGGGAGAAGAACATCTGGGGCACCGTCCCGAGCGTCGTAGAGATGCAGTCGGAAGGTGGTGCGGCAGGTGCCGTACACGGAGCACTCCAGGCCGGCGCGCTGACGACGACGTTCACGGCGAGCCAGGGTCTGCTCCTGATGATCCCGAACATGTTCAAGATTGCGGGTGAGCTCACCTCGACGGTCTTTCACGTTTCCGCCCGGGCCATTGCGGCGCAGGCCCTCTCGATCTTCGGCGACCATTCAGACGTCATGGCATGCCGCTCAACCGGCTGGGCAATGCTCTGTTCCAATAACTCCCAGGAGG from Geobacter sp. DSM 9736 includes the following:
- a CDS encoding YbaB/EbfC family nucleoid-associated protein; this translates as MSKGLAQIMKQAQMMQQKMAKLQEDAAQRTAEATVGGGAVSAVVSGKNRLVSLTIKKEAVDPEDVDMLQDLVVAAVNEALGKVQSEMAEEMSRVTGGLNIPGLF
- the recR gene encoding recombination mediator RecR, giving the protein MLYASSSLNRLLGELKKLPGVGEKTALRLAFHLLKSPGQVMALADSLHEVHGRIRSCSICHGITEEDPCCICTGTRDPSTICVVEEPQDLLAIERSHAFRGHYHVLQGALSPLNGVTPAQLKIPELLARLEESRVAEVIIATSFTVEGEATALYLAKVIKPLGKKITRLAHGIPLGSDLEYVDATTMQRAVQGRAEL